A stretch of the Teredinibacter haidensis genome encodes the following:
- a CDS encoding SMP-30/gluconolactonase/LRE family protein produces MKFFIFAVTLAFLTGCGSKALHTLDGTLLLQGVEPAQLNAEPYQLTEGPTWDGGNFVYFTEIYKSRIHRYNIVHGTFELVRENTQNANGLRFSPDGLLWVCEQSAGRIVRLNNETGKVVTVSGEYEGKPFNHPNDLVLDKSGGVYFSDPVWNETLHRKQPVNGVYYVNADGDARLLINDMDKPNGVLLSQNGRFLYVVDMGTDEFRRYRVVGPGQLADKKSFARFNLDDIDSAMPDGMAEDVDGNVYVATNNGVQVFDREGRYLGRFALDQRPTNLAFFGKALNQLFITSMNNVYSVRLNTVGVSPFSSR; encoded by the coding sequence ATGAAATTTTTTATTTTTGCCGTCACGCTGGCTTTCTTGACGGGTTGTGGAAGCAAAGCTCTCCATACTTTGGACGGCACCCTTTTGCTGCAGGGGGTAGAGCCTGCTCAGTTGAACGCTGAACCCTACCAGCTTACCGAGGGCCCGACCTGGGATGGCGGTAACTTTGTCTACTTTACTGAAATTTATAAAAGTCGAATTCATCGCTACAACATTGTCCATGGCACCTTTGAGTTGGTGCGTGAGAATACGCAAAATGCGAATGGTCTGCGGTTTTCTCCCGACGGTTTGCTTTGGGTTTGCGAGCAGAGTGCGGGCAGGATTGTTCGCTTGAATAACGAAACGGGTAAGGTCGTCACCGTTTCGGGCGAGTACGAAGGCAAGCCTTTTAACCATCCAAATGACTTGGTGTTAGATAAAAGCGGGGGCGTTTACTTCTCTGATCCTGTCTGGAACGAAACGCTACACCGAAAGCAGCCAGTCAACGGTGTTTACTACGTAAATGCAGATGGCGACGCTCGTCTTCTAATTAACGATATGGATAAGCCCAACGGTGTTCTACTTTCGCAAAATGGGCGTTTTCTTTACGTTGTCGATATGGGGACGGATGAGTTTCGGCGCTATCGCGTTGTAGGGCCTGGGCAGCTTGCAGACAAAAAGAGCTTTGCGCGCTTTAATCTTGACGATATAGATAGTGCTATGCCAGATGGTATGGCTGAGGATGTCGATGGCAATGTTTATGTTGCAACGAATAACGGTGTGCAGGTGTTTGATCGAGAGGGGCGTTACCTGGGCCGGTTTGCGCTAGATCAACGCCCAACAAATTTGGCGTTTTTTGGGAAAGCATTAAATCAACTATTTATCACCAGTATGAACAATGTGTATTCCGTCCGACTGAACACTGTCGGTGTTTCGCCATTTTCTTCGAGGTAA
- a CDS encoding TonB-dependent receptor, whose translation MTKPSGVIFRKKAIALAVSCALSSAQLYAQEDAADDADFFLEEEVIVTGVRASQAKAIDLKRDNVNVVDSIVAEDIGKLPDTTITDSLQRVTGVQITREAGEGTSLNIRGMPQVLTMLNGEQFLSPMSITGVGANYSDVPANMISGVDVYKSQSASTLAGGISGVVDLKTLNPSDLEAGFTGRLRVEGGMGSRSMDVAQSDGSTDTRDPDYSVAAIAGYDNDDNFAVVASLYTSDSYAANYSMYEQTNLAFIDEDTRVPGDPLDLDGDGDLLNDWYLVPSQYGASSSFVDRARVGGSVSAKYYFNENWSVRGDVFYTEMDKYDRGVRAGFNAAETPDAQSVNGENALTATELYDTLQAGSIVGPGAPITYVDSNGDTQTRELHTLLVADVWAADFQTTSYNQVEKTAAINSNIELNYTNNDNIEASVRAIHGEAERQYRNATFQQGTPAWLWVDEDDIDGKDPVAGYHVTVDYRGEYPEFIYSDDLSDANLLKQYQGFADGENTEATLSALRGDIKFSFEHDIIDSVEGGVRYGVRTADHNRFFYVAPTGRYTDWEDPRVPADKRYQLLPGNLAWQQYPNWLKFNFEETNSSLIDVGGLEDNGFSAADTMPFTDFGPIKGFEAGVASLDPAAWDNPYEFMNRLYPGARTVNDPGYTYSVEEASVSVYGQLNFGNESDGLFGIPYSGNVGLQVVQTDRKVDKSVVPTVLDSFNSIGYDDWQKIAYVYTTERHENSSQEILPSFNLNLFPTDDLVLRFGASKAMTRNDLQNVGSSMSVWLSRCPKTDANGDAVMVLNPTTGQEVQDDVGCVGGGDDRGQPDIEPWTATVFNSSAEWYFAENAILGLGLFMIQVDTAVEDYQEPRHFADMDGIDRNNLANIWTTRNVGASDLMGIEFGYKQPFSFIPVEFLNSTGVEFNYTYSKSESGVEDIEGDEFPLVSNSAHQSNLILWYDRAGLNLRLAYNWRSEEYLGRVGVNSNETVMNLGNWLEPAGYLDFSASYDVVSDVGILDNLNVFFNATNLTEESRKSYAQFEDQYHSLWVQETRYTAGVNISF comes from the coding sequence ATGACCAAACCCAGTGGTGTCATTTTTAGAAAGAAGGCGATAGCGCTTGCTGTAAGTTGCGCACTTTCCAGTGCGCAACTCTACGCGCAAGAAGATGCAGCAGACGATGCTGATTTCTTCCTAGAGGAAGAAGTTATCGTTACTGGTGTTCGCGCATCCCAGGCGAAAGCCATCGATCTTAAACGAGACAATGTAAACGTTGTCGATTCGATCGTTGCGGAAGATATAGGTAAGTTGCCAGATACAACTATTACTGATTCGCTTCAACGTGTAACCGGTGTGCAAATCACTCGAGAGGCCGGTGAGGGTACTTCTCTGAATATTCGTGGTATGCCTCAGGTGCTGACGATGTTGAACGGAGAGCAGTTCCTCAGCCCAATGTCCATTACGGGTGTTGGTGCCAATTATTCCGATGTGCCTGCCAATATGATTAGCGGCGTGGATGTGTATAAGTCACAATCCGCCAGCACACTGGCCGGGGGAATCTCCGGTGTTGTAGATCTTAAAACCCTGAATCCATCTGACCTTGAAGCCGGCTTTACCGGCCGTTTGCGCGTTGAAGGTGGTATGGGCTCACGCTCAATGGACGTCGCTCAAAGCGATGGCTCTACTGACACGCGCGACCCTGATTACAGCGTAGCCGCTATTGCGGGTTACGACAACGATGATAACTTTGCTGTTGTTGCCAGCCTGTATACCTCGGATTCATACGCTGCTAACTACTCAATGTATGAGCAAACCAATCTCGCATTTATCGATGAAGACACCCGCGTGCCTGGTGATCCGCTGGATCTTGATGGCGATGGCGACTTGCTCAACGATTGGTACCTGGTTCCCAGCCAATATGGAGCGTCCAGTAGTTTTGTTGATCGTGCTCGAGTTGGTGGGTCGGTAAGTGCGAAGTATTACTTTAACGAGAACTGGAGCGTTCGTGGCGACGTTTTCTATACCGAAATGGACAAGTATGACCGTGGTGTGAGAGCGGGCTTCAATGCCGCAGAAACGCCTGATGCTCAATCGGTTAATGGTGAAAATGCTTTGACCGCTACCGAGTTGTACGACACCTTGCAAGCCGGTTCAATTGTTGGTCCAGGGGCGCCTATCACCTATGTCGACAGTAACGGCGACACTCAAACACGCGAACTCCACACTCTACTGGTTGCCGATGTTTGGGCCGCAGATTTCCAAACGACCTCGTACAACCAGGTAGAAAAAACCGCGGCTATTAACAGTAATATTGAGCTAAATTACACCAATAACGACAATATTGAAGCTAGCGTACGTGCCATTCACGGCGAAGCCGAAAGGCAATACCGGAATGCAACCTTCCAACAGGGAACGCCCGCGTGGCTATGGGTTGACGAAGATGACATTGACGGTAAAGACCCTGTAGCTGGCTACCATGTAACCGTTGACTACCGGGGTGAGTACCCTGAGTTTATCTACAGCGACGACCTTTCCGATGCCAACTTGCTCAAGCAGTATCAGGGATTCGCCGATGGCGAGAATACGGAAGCAACCCTAAGTGCCCTACGCGGCGATATTAAGTTTAGCTTTGAACACGATATTATCGATTCTGTTGAAGGTGGTGTTCGCTACGGCGTTCGTACCGCTGACCACAACAGGTTCTTCTATGTAGCCCCCACTGGCCGTTACACCGACTGGGAAGATCCACGAGTACCAGCCGATAAGCGCTACCAACTGCTGCCTGGCAACCTGGCTTGGCAGCAATATCCCAATTGGTTGAAGTTTAATTTTGAGGAAACCAACTCCAGCCTCATCGACGTGGGCGGCTTGGAAGATAACGGCTTTTCTGCCGCCGATACCATGCCCTTCACCGACTTTGGCCCGATTAAAGGTTTTGAGGCTGGCGTAGCATCACTGGACCCCGCCGCGTGGGATAACCCCTACGAGTTTATGAATCGCTTGTATCCTGGTGCCCGCACGGTAAATGACCCTGGCTACACCTACAGTGTTGAAGAGGCTTCCGTCAGTGTTTACGGCCAACTGAATTTCGGTAACGAATCAGACGGTCTGTTCGGTATTCCTTACAGTGGTAACGTGGGTCTACAAGTGGTGCAAACTGACCGTAAAGTGGACAAGAGTGTGGTACCAACTGTTCTCGATTCCTTCAACTCTATCGGTTACGACGACTGGCAGAAAATTGCTTACGTCTACACCACTGAGCGTCACGAAAACAGTTCTCAGGAAATTCTACCTTCGTTTAACTTGAATCTGTTCCCTACAGACGATTTGGTTCTACGTTTTGGCGCAAGTAAAGCCATGACTCGAAACGATCTGCAGAACGTTGGTTCCAGTATGTCGGTATGGCTGTCGCGCTGTCCTAAAACCGATGCCAATGGTGACGCTGTAATGGTCTTGAACCCTACCACGGGTCAGGAAGTGCAGGATGATGTTGGTTGTGTTGGTGGTGGTGATGACCGTGGTCAGCCAGACATCGAGCCTTGGACTGCAACGGTATTCAACTCCTCTGCTGAATGGTACTTTGCTGAAAACGCCATTTTAGGTCTTGGCCTGTTTATGATTCAGGTAGACACCGCTGTTGAGGATTATCAGGAGCCACGTCACTTTGCCGATATGGACGGTATTGACCGCAACAACCTCGCCAATATCTGGACAACCCGCAATGTGGGCGCTTCCGATCTAATGGGTATTGAATTCGGATATAAGCAGCCGTTTTCTTTTATCCCCGTTGAATTCTTGAACTCTACCGGTGTTGAATTTAACTACACCTACTCTAAGAGTGAGTCCGGTGTTGAAGATATTGAAGGTGACGAATTCCCGCTGGTATCCAACTCAGCGCACCAATCCAACCTTATTCTTTGGTATGACCGCGCGGGCTTAAACCTCCGTTTAGCCTACAACTGGCGTAGCGAAGAGTACCTGGGTCGTGTTGGCGTAAATTCAAACGAAACGGTAATGAACTTAGGCAATTGGCTGGAACCCGCCGGCTATCTCGATTTCTCGGCTAGTTACGATGTAGTTAGTGATGTCGGTATTCTGGATAACCTGAATGTGTTCTTTAACGCTACTAACCTCACGGAAGAAAGCCGTAAGAGTTATGCGCAGTTTGAAGACCAGTATCATTCCTTATGGGTGCAGGAAACACGTTATACCGCTGGTGTGAACATTTCCTTCTAA
- a CDS encoding cellulase family glycosylhydrolase encodes MKNKFKILALLSSAVILQSCGGGSMLGTSDSDDYKLTPEVVTEDPTAARPSENAPVITTDGTNIVLANGAPILLRGANLPFGNNLLDNIDGVAAIAATGSNVVRLQLQADTNPANLEAAIIQIAEHGMVAELTLWDETLACDDNEQAFNDAITDVWLGEWRDILAQDRYQPFIMINLASGWGPKEIFNGYSSGYRSYIDSYKTAIRQMRNAGFNVPIVVSAPGCGADYFAFVSGRALELMAADEKDNLILSVHGYGSQWKTGAKAAEAMALMTEQDIPVVMSEFGGSGVGESPVRHKELMATAAGDYAADLSIDWLSDADKVGVAIPFEQAISVANSDIFFDIKVDDAYIDDGSMGFQVYLRDVNDSYANLVWKGAWAFEKGVWNTYKHSVKNASSFGWADEGFDIAAVTKIGVEIVANGKPVDVGGAIQIDNLKVVEGSGAIEMFSQDYEADVGGWVTGGSETVVSHQDGAVAIARAPGSGDVNLQLNGIGDSVDFSTEIEISARVLMPTAYEGSWLYFKFFNNEGDWVESSGLGGANFTYGEWTDVSVRATFPAGSDMVGLVIGSLGIADGVSITDSTDAILLDDLTFSTIATNDFELGVQFDGSFDVDAQGFAGFSWGDSSTVTANNGNLEMSVNDAGSARINVQKSNWDKEENLDLASEPLTIKTRIQVPASFAGVNYIFQVFLQDKDWSNHFTAIELSQDDFVPGEWKDISVDVEFPAEFARDGTPQHFGFDIAAEEGSSLGTTDPVLMEYFTIEGMVPVEKEEVVIDQIDFHYLSHFENLTVDIAEGGQVAEDLQLTILGFEERSAPFGWMAWSWFGNIQEEMAWDMTTDVADPEALTARGEEIVNGKGGIVETTPVAPEEEATEEAAAE; translated from the coding sequence ATGAAAAATAAATTTAAAATTTTAGCCCTGCTTTCTAGTGCAGTTATTCTGCAAAGCTGTGGCGGTGGTAGTATGCTCGGCACGTCAGACAGTGATGACTATAAACTCACTCCAGAGGTTGTTACCGAGGATCCAACAGCCGCACGTCCCTCCGAAAATGCCCCGGTAATAACAACCGATGGCACCAACATTGTTTTGGCCAATGGTGCTCCTATCTTGCTACGTGGCGCTAACCTGCCGTTTGGCAATAACCTTCTCGACAATATTGATGGGGTCGCAGCCATTGCGGCAACCGGCTCCAATGTGGTTCGTTTGCAGTTGCAGGCCGATACAAACCCTGCCAACCTGGAAGCCGCTATTATCCAGATTGCTGAACACGGCATGGTAGCCGAGTTGACGCTTTGGGATGAAACTTTGGCCTGTGACGATAATGAACAAGCCTTCAACGATGCTATAACTGATGTCTGGTTGGGTGAATGGCGGGATATTCTGGCGCAAGATCGTTATCAGCCGTTCATTATGATTAACCTCGCCAGCGGTTGGGGCCCTAAAGAAATCTTTAACGGCTACAGCAGCGGCTATAGAAGTTATATTGACAGCTACAAAACAGCTATTCGCCAAATGCGTAATGCGGGTTTTAATGTGCCTATCGTTGTCAGTGCTCCTGGTTGTGGCGCAGACTACTTTGCTTTTGTAAGTGGTCGTGCTCTGGAACTGATGGCAGCGGATGAGAAAGATAACCTCATTCTGTCTGTTCATGGTTACGGCAGCCAATGGAAAACTGGCGCTAAAGCTGCTGAAGCGATGGCTCTAATGACAGAGCAGGATATTCCTGTCGTTATGAGTGAGTTTGGTGGTTCTGGCGTGGGTGAATCACCTGTTCGCCACAAAGAACTGATGGCTACGGCCGCGGGTGACTACGCTGCCGACCTGTCTATTGATTGGCTTAGTGATGCCGACAAAGTGGGCGTTGCCATTCCCTTTGAGCAAGCCATTAGCGTTGCCAACTCAGACATTTTCTTCGATATCAAAGTAGATGATGCTTATATCGACGATGGCAGCATGGGTTTTCAGGTCTATCTGCGCGATGTTAATGACAGCTACGCAAACCTCGTCTGGAAAGGTGCATGGGCTTTTGAAAAAGGTGTTTGGAATACTTACAAGCATTCCGTTAAAAATGCTTCCTCTTTCGGTTGGGCTGACGAAGGCTTCGATATAGCAGCGGTAACTAAGATCGGTGTTGAAATTGTTGCTAACGGTAAGCCTGTTGACGTTGGTGGTGCCATCCAGATTGATAACCTGAAAGTTGTCGAAGGTTCTGGCGCAATCGAGATGTTTAGCCAAGACTACGAAGCTGATGTAGGCGGTTGGGTAACTGGTGGGAGCGAGACCGTAGTTAGTCATCAGGACGGAGCGGTTGCGATAGCTCGTGCACCTGGAAGCGGTGACGTGAATCTACAGCTCAATGGCATTGGCGATTCTGTCGATTTCAGTACAGAGATTGAGATTAGCGCACGCGTATTGATGCCCACAGCGTATGAAGGCTCTTGGCTCTACTTCAAGTTCTTCAATAATGAAGGTGACTGGGTAGAATCATCAGGCCTTGGTGGAGCCAACTTTACCTATGGTGAGTGGACTGATGTTTCGGTTAGAGCCACGTTCCCCGCCGGTAGTGATATGGTTGGTCTTGTGATAGGTAGCTTAGGTATTGCTGATGGTGTATCCATCACTGACTCTACAGATGCAATCCTGTTAGACGATCTGACCTTCAGTACAATTGCAACCAATGACTTTGAGTTGGGTGTGCAGTTTGACGGTAGTTTTGATGTCGATGCACAGGGTTTTGCTGGCTTTAGTTGGGGCGATTCATCCACGGTTACCGCGAATAACGGCAACTTGGAAATGTCTGTGAATGATGCTGGCAGTGCCCGTATTAACGTCCAGAAGTCCAACTGGGATAAAGAAGAGAATCTCGACCTTGCGTCCGAGCCTTTAACCATTAAAACGCGGATACAGGTTCCCGCGAGCTTTGCCGGTGTCAATTACATTTTCCAGGTCTTCCTTCAAGATAAAGACTGGTCCAACCACTTTACCGCTATTGAATTATCGCAAGATGATTTCGTTCCTGGCGAGTGGAAAGATATCAGTGTTGATGTCGAGTTTCCTGCGGAATTTGCCCGCGACGGAACACCTCAACATTTTGGTTTTGATATCGCTGCGGAAGAAGGCTCTAGCTTGGGTACTACCGACCCAGTGTTAATGGAGTACTTCACTATTGAAGGTATGGTTCCGGTTGAAAAAGAAGAAGTGGTTATCGATCAAATCGACTTCCACTATCTCAGCCACTTCGAGAACCTCACGGTTGATATTGCTGAAGGCGGACAGGTTGCCGAAGATCTTCAATTAACTATTCTCGGCTTCGAAGAGCGCAGTGCTCCATTTGGTTGGATGGCGTGGTCTTGGTTTGGTAATATCCAGGAAGAAATGGCTTGGGATATGACCACCGACGTTGCTGATCCAGAAGCGTTAACTGCTCGCGGTGAAGAGATTGTAAACGGTAAAGGCGGTATTGTAGAAACGACTCCTGTTGCTCCTGAAGAAGAAGCTACAGAAGAAGCCGCTGCTGAGTAA
- a CDS encoding DUF2939 domain-containing protein: MFNAIKNDSEQGMGNYIDFSSVQSSLKRQVDASLKEQSNDPMASMMVSMIENLVKPETLAHLIKSGEITPRTKVSTGVEPDINRGKIQSWYGFLDRPARFRISLE; encoded by the coding sequence ATGTTCAACGCGATTAAAAACGACTCGGAACAGGGCATGGGAAACTATATCGACTTTTCCAGCGTGCAATCCTCACTAAAAAGGCAGGTCGACGCCTCCCTCAAAGAACAGTCTAACGACCCCATGGCGAGCATGATGGTTTCAATGATCGAAAACCTTGTTAAGCCGGAAACACTGGCACATCTGATTAAATCTGGAGAAATAACACCAAGAACCAAAGTATCCACCGGCGTTGAGCCAGATATAAATCGCGGTAAAATTCAATCTTGGTACGGATTTTTAGACAGACCGGCACGTTTCAGAATTTCACTTGAATAA
- the hflK gene encoding FtsH protease activity modulator HflK, with amino-acid sequence MPSQNDDPGSQWGSRPPSPPDIEQAIDRLKSLFLGGGSGKDSGRSLGGLLTAAILLLIVVSVWSAYYTVPSDSVAVVQRFGMYLKEVPPGLHFRLPLGIDNTTIVPVKRQLKQEFGFVTPGARDPGQGTREGGRETQMVTGDLNAALVEWVVQYRISDPVKFLFEVREPAETLRYVSESVMREVVGDRTVDEVITIGRQEIEIEALVKMQELSTKYVMGISIDQVQLKNINPPRPVQESFNEVNQAQQSKEKLINEARREYNKVIPLAEGEKDQRIREADGYRLKRINEAEGDALRFNALFTEYQKAPEVTRRRIYIETMQDVMPNIDSKVLMDNAGAGLLPLLSLDGKKERQQ; translated from the coding sequence ATGCCGTCCCAAAATGATGATCCTGGCAGTCAATGGGGGTCAAGACCTCCCTCCCCCCCCGATATTGAGCAGGCCATTGACAGGCTGAAAAGTTTATTTCTTGGCGGCGGTTCGGGAAAAGATTCTGGCCGCAGCTTGGGTGGGCTGCTTACCGCTGCAATATTATTGCTCATAGTGGTAAGTGTATGGTCTGCTTATTACACGGTGCCCAGTGATTCAGTCGCAGTGGTGCAGCGGTTTGGTATGTATCTCAAAGAGGTGCCTCCGGGGCTGCATTTTAGACTACCTTTGGGTATTGATAATACGACTATCGTTCCCGTTAAGCGGCAATTAAAGCAAGAATTTGGTTTTGTTACGCCGGGTGCCCGCGACCCTGGCCAGGGCACGCGAGAAGGCGGGCGAGAAACCCAGATGGTGACTGGTGACCTTAACGCAGCATTAGTGGAATGGGTGGTTCAGTACCGTATATCCGACCCCGTTAAATTTTTGTTTGAAGTTCGTGAACCGGCTGAAACCCTGCGCTATGTATCGGAATCGGTAATGCGTGAAGTGGTTGGAGATAGAACCGTTGACGAAGTGATTACCATTGGTCGACAGGAGATCGAAATTGAAGCTCTGGTGAAAATGCAAGAATTATCCACCAAGTACGTAATGGGCATTAGCATCGATCAGGTGCAGTTAAAAAACATTAACCCACCTAGGCCTGTGCAGGAATCATTTAATGAAGTTAATCAGGCGCAACAATCGAAAGAAAAGCTTATTAATGAGGCCCGGCGGGAATATAACAAAGTAATCCCTTTAGCCGAGGGCGAAAAAGATCAGCGTATCCGTGAAGCGGATGGCTATCGCCTCAAACGTATCAATGAAGCTGAAGGCGATGCCCTGCGTTTTAATGCGCTGTTTACTGAATACCAAAAAGCACCGGAAGTGACTCGCCGTCGTATCTATATTGAAACCATGCAAGATGTGATGCCGAATATAGACTCTAAAGTTCTGATGGATAATGCCGGGGCTGGCCTGTTGCCCTTGCTTAGCCTTGATGGCAAAAAGGAGCGTCAACAATGA
- the hflC gene encoding protease modulator HflC, producing the protein MKNITLFVVLSVAIAGVFVLGSSIYTVDEVEQVIITQFGKPVGEPVTSAGLKFKIPFVQEVNPIDKRVLEWDGAPSDMPTKDKLYISVDLFARWRIVDPLQYFLRLRDERSAQSRLDDILGSETRNAVAKHELIEIIRTTKDRVPLLDTALGDVVLPSTEQGINVGELVPIEKGRKLVEQEIFSAAAEKVGVFGIELLDIRFKRINYNESVRPKIYDRMISERRQIAERFLSEGNGEAARIRGNRVRDLNKIQSEAYRQVEEIRGLADAKATEIYASAYNQSPQAVEFYEFTRTMASYPAIIGENTTIVLSTDSDLFKFLKGMNKN; encoded by the coding sequence ATGAAAAATATAACATTGTTTGTAGTATTGTCTGTTGCCATTGCCGGAGTGTTTGTCTTAGGAAGTTCAATTTATACCGTTGATGAAGTTGAGCAAGTCATCATTACCCAATTTGGTAAGCCGGTAGGTGAGCCTGTCACTTCGGCAGGTCTGAAATTCAAAATTCCTTTTGTGCAAGAAGTTAATCCCATCGATAAGCGCGTGCTGGAATGGGATGGTGCTCCTTCGGACATGCCTACCAAAGATAAGCTTTATATTTCTGTCGATTTATTTGCCCGTTGGAGAATTGTTGACCCGCTACAATATTTTCTACGCCTGCGTGATGAGCGTAGTGCGCAATCAAGGCTGGATGATATCTTGGGCAGTGAGACTCGAAATGCCGTGGCCAAACACGAATTAATTGAAATTATTCGCACCACTAAAGATCGTGTACCTTTGCTTGACACTGCTCTTGGTGATGTTGTTTTGCCATCGACGGAGCAGGGCATTAATGTTGGTGAGCTAGTGCCCATTGAAAAAGGCCGCAAGTTGGTTGAACAGGAAATATTTTCGGCGGCGGCTGAGAAAGTGGGTGTGTTCGGCATTGAACTGTTGGATATTCGCTTTAAACGCATCAACTACAACGAAAGTGTACGGCCAAAAATTTATGACAGAATGATCAGCGAGCGCAGACAGATCGCCGAACGGTTTTTGTCTGAAGGTAATGGCGAAGCGGCGAGAATACGGGGTAATCGGGTACGTGACCTCAATAAAATCCAATCCGAAGCCTATCGCCAGGTAGAAGAAATACGTGGTCTGGCAGATGCCAAGGCAACAGAAATTTATGCCAGTGCTTACAATCAAAGCCCCCAGGCAGTTGAGTTCTACGAATTTACACGCACTATGGCTTCTTATCCCGCCATCATCGGCGAAAACACCACCATTGTTCTGTCCACAGACAGCGATCTTTTCAAGTTCCTTAAAGGTATGAATAAAAATTAG
- a CDS encoding DUF1611 domain-containing protein, with protein sequence MPAKPCSLPVVKRPIILKNDMAAGLPLKPLHVNQRTATAIVYCEGNFAAIDGKTANGLVRHSERYKILSVIDSEKSGLDAGMVLDNKTNDIPICRDLADAVALAGVVPDYFIFGMAPSSGMLSIHERSLILEAMSHGMNVVNGLHEFLNDDPVFIAACAENKVKILDIRKPRAKKNLRMFSGRIAEVSCPRIAVLGTDCAIGKRTTATVLTQALNDHGIKAVMIGTGQTGLIQGARYGVALDAIPSQFCAGELEATIVEAFENEKPEVIIIEGQGALSHPAFSSSAFILRGSCANGVVLQHAPARDHRCDFAHMSIPSPASEINLIETFADTQVIGLTINHENMADTDVSAAIVQYEQELGIPVTDALTRSPKYLVDMVVAAFPNLQVNLPTSA encoded by the coding sequence ATGCCTGCAAAACCTTGCAGTTTACCTGTCGTCAAACGACCGATTATTCTTAAAAATGACATGGCGGCGGGTTTGCCGTTGAAACCATTACACGTCAATCAGCGAACCGCCACCGCCATTGTATATTGTGAAGGAAATTTCGCTGCGATTGACGGCAAAACCGCCAACGGGCTTGTTCGTCATTCGGAGAGGTATAAAATCCTTTCTGTTATCGATAGCGAAAAATCCGGCCTTGATGCTGGTATGGTTCTTGATAATAAAACCAATGATATTCCTATTTGTCGTGATCTCGCTGATGCAGTAGCACTGGCGGGCGTTGTACCGGATTACTTTATTTTTGGCATGGCCCCGTCCAGCGGTATGTTATCTATTCACGAGCGCAGCTTGATACTTGAGGCGATGAGTCATGGTATGAATGTCGTGAACGGCTTACATGAATTTCTTAACGATGATCCGGTGTTTATAGCTGCGTGTGCAGAAAATAAGGTAAAAATACTAGATATACGAAAGCCACGCGCCAAAAAGAATTTGCGCATGTTTAGTGGTCGTATAGCCGAGGTGAGTTGCCCTCGTATTGCAGTGCTTGGCACTGACTGTGCCATTGGGAAACGCACAACAGCGACAGTCTTGACTCAAGCACTTAATGATCATGGTATAAAAGCCGTAATGATTGGAACAGGGCAGACAGGGTTAATTCAGGGTGCGCGCTATGGTGTTGCGCTAGATGCGATCCCATCTCAATTCTGTGCGGGTGAGTTAGAGGCAACCATTGTTGAAGCCTTTGAAAATGAAAAACCCGAAGTGATTATTATTGAAGGGCAAGGCGCTTTAAGCCATCCAGCCTTTTCTTCCTCGGCTTTTATTCTTCGTGGTAGCTGCGCGAATGGCGTGGTCTTGCAGCACGCGCCGGCGCGGGATCATCGTTGCGACTTTGCGCATATGTCAATACCTTCGCCTGCATCAGAAATTAATTTGATTGAAACTTTCGCCGACACCCAGGTTATTGGTTTGACCATTAACCACGAAAACATGGCAGATACCGATGTGAGCGCCGCTATTGTTCAGTACGAGCAGGAGCTGGGTATTCCGGTTACTGATGCCTTAACGCGCTCACCCAAATATCTAGTAGACATGGTTGTTGCTGCCTTCCCGAATCTTCAGGTGAATCTGCCGACGTCAGCCTAA